In Flammeovirgaceae bacterium 311, one DNA window encodes the following:
- a CDS encoding small multidrug resistance protein (COG2076 Membrane transporters of cations and cationic drugs), with product MAWWILLLAGLFEVGFTTCLGKAKEASGSTAALWMAGFFISLLLSMLLLYKASQTLPIGTAYAVWTGIGAVGTALVGIFFFKEPADLLRIFFLSTLIASIIGLKWVSH from the coding sequence ATGGCTTGGTGGATATTACTTCTTGCGGGACTTTTTGAAGTTGGCTTCACCACCTGTTTGGGAAAAGCTAAAGAAGCAAGTGGATCTACTGCAGCCTTGTGGATGGCAGGATTTTTCATCAGTCTTCTTTTAAGCATGCTTTTGCTTTACAAAGCAAGCCAAACACTCCCTATTGGAACAGCTTATGCCGTATGGACAGGCATTGGTGCAGTAGGAACAGCTTTGGTAGGAATATTCTTCTTTAAAGAGCCTGCAGACCTGTTAAGGATATTTTTCTTATCAACCTTAATAGCCTCAATCATTGGTTTGAAGTGGGTTTCGCATTGA
- a CDS encoding sulfate permease (COG0659 Sulfate permease and related transporters (MFS superfamily)): protein MFTFKDLKNDLPAGIVVFLVAVPLCLGIALASGAPLFSGIIAGFVGGIVVTLFSGSSLGVSGPAAGLAVIVLNAIESLGNYEVFLVAVVLGGIIQLAMGFLNAGVIGYYFPSSVIKGMLAGIGIIIALKQIPHAFGYDADYEGDVNFVQPDGENTFSEIVNAFNYVSTGAIIISVLSLLILIFWDQVLSKKGKIFQIIQGPLVVVMLGIGLNLLYKSIWPQLVLAEDHMVQLPVSGSLSGFAQQFTFPNFSGALSSISQVVILGFTLAIVASLETLLCLEATDKLDPYKRISPPSRELKAQGIGNILSGLIGGLPVTQVIVRSSTNIQSGGKTRLSAFIHGVLILISVMIFPEFLNLIPLASLAAILIMVGYKLAKPALFKKMYQSGWNQFLPFIVTIIAIVFTDLLTGIGVGVVVAIFFILKKNYHVSHAVYKDETPEGKKVYRLVMAEDVSFLNKGNIMQTLRRIPEGSKVEIDTTKSVFIDDDVSELFENFKDTAVRQNIELTILDHSSESKIKKYAPLQDSPTNP, encoded by the coding sequence ATGTTTACTTTTAAAGATTTAAAAAATGACCTTCCAGCCGGTATAGTAGTATTTCTGGTTGCAGTTCCTCTTTGCCTTGGCATTGCCTTGGCATCTGGTGCTCCACTTTTTTCCGGGATTATTGCCGGCTTTGTAGGAGGCATAGTGGTAACCCTGTTCAGTGGATCTAGTTTAGGAGTAAGCGGTCCGGCAGCAGGTTTGGCCGTGATCGTGCTCAACGCAATCGAGAGCCTGGGTAATTATGAGGTATTTCTTGTAGCCGTGGTCCTGGGCGGCATTATTCAGCTGGCAATGGGATTCTTGAATGCTGGCGTCATTGGCTATTACTTTCCCTCTTCAGTAATCAAAGGAATGCTCGCCGGCATAGGCATCATTATCGCCTTAAAACAGATCCCTCATGCTTTTGGCTATGATGCCGACTATGAAGGAGACGTTAATTTTGTACAGCCGGACGGAGAAAACACCTTTTCAGAAATTGTAAATGCCTTTAACTATGTTTCTACCGGCGCTATAATCATCAGTGTTCTATCCCTGCTGATCCTTATATTCTGGGACCAGGTATTATCCAAAAAGGGCAAAATATTTCAGATTATCCAGGGCCCACTAGTGGTGGTAATGCTGGGCATTGGGCTTAACCTTTTATACAAGAGCATATGGCCCCAGCTTGTCCTTGCAGAAGACCATATGGTACAACTCCCCGTGTCCGGTAGTTTAAGCGGCTTTGCCCAGCAGTTTACCTTCCCAAATTTTAGCGGGGCCTTATCGTCTATATCACAGGTAGTCATTTTAGGTTTCACCCTGGCGATTGTGGCGAGTTTGGAAACCTTACTCTGCCTGGAAGCAACTGATAAGCTGGATCCTTATAAAAGAATAAGTCCGCCGAGCCGGGAGTTAAAAGCACAGGGAATAGGTAATATTCTATCTGGCCTGATTGGTGGTTTGCCTGTTACCCAGGTGATTGTAAGAAGTTCTACCAACATTCAATCCGGTGGTAAAACCAGGCTGTCAGCCTTTATCCACGGTGTCCTGATCCTGATAAGTGTCATGATCTTTCCGGAATTTTTAAACCTGATTCCTCTTGCCAGCCTTGCAGCCATTCTGATAATGGTGGGTTACAAGCTTGCGAAGCCTGCTCTGTTTAAGAAAATGTACCAAAGCGGATGGAATCAGTTCCTTCCATTTATAGTAACTATTATAGCCATTGTTTTTACCGATTTACTTACAGGTATAGGTGTTGGTGTGGTGGTAGCTATTTTCTTTATTCTGAAGAAAAATTACCATGTTTCACATGCCGTGTATAAGGATGAAACTCCTGAAGGGAAAAAGGTGTACCGCCTGGTGATGGCTGAAGATGTAAGCTTTCTCAATAAAGGAAATATCATGCAAACCTTAAGAAGGATTCCTGAAGGATCAAAGGTTGAGATTGATACTACCAAGTCTGTCTTTATTGATGATGATGTAAGCGAGCTTTTTGAAAACTTTAAGGATACGGCTGTACGACAAAATATAGAATTAACTATCCTCGATCATTCTAGTGAATCAAAAATTAAAAAATATGCACCCCTTCAGGATAGCCCTACAAATCCATAA
- a CDS encoding transcriptional regulator (COG1309 Transcriptional regulator) — MKNLLANINIKVDEKLYLKDPETSEIGKNILQQGILLMDELGFEAFTFKKLAERIGSTEATIYRYFENKHMLLIYLISWYWNWQEYRLVFATLNVTSPEIRLKAAIRILAGNIRNDHNFSHINEVTLQRIVVAESAKSFLTKEVDADNREGFFRSYKRLCKRISDIIVEINPDYPYPVSLVSTVSESAHYQKFFASHLPSLTNINESPGDQLEEFLIDLVMKTISRNGER, encoded by the coding sequence ATGAAGAATCTACTGGCAAACATTAATATCAAGGTTGATGAAAAATTATATCTGAAAGATCCTGAAACATCGGAAATAGGGAAGAATATCCTGCAACAGGGTATTCTCCTTATGGATGAATTAGGCTTTGAAGCATTTACTTTCAAAAAACTTGCAGAACGGATAGGGTCGACTGAGGCCACCATTTACCGCTATTTCGAGAACAAGCATATGTTGCTGATATACCTGATCTCCTGGTATTGGAACTGGCAGGAGTACCGGCTTGTATTTGCAACCTTAAATGTCACCTCTCCGGAAATAAGACTAAAAGCTGCTATTAGGATCCTGGCAGGTAACATCCGCAATGATCATAATTTTTCTCACATCAATGAGGTAACCCTGCAGCGAATTGTGGTAGCTGAGTCGGCAAAATCCTTTTTAACGAAGGAAGTAGATGCTGATAATCGCGAAGGTTTCTTCCGGAGCTATAAGCGCTTGTGTAAGCGGATATCGGATATTATCGTGGAAATTAACCCTGATTATCCTTATCCTGTTTCCCTGGTTTCCACCGTTTCAGAAAGTGCACATTACCAGAAGTTCTTTGCCAGCCACTTACCCTCCCTTACTAACATAAATGAAAGTCCCGGGGATCAGTTAGAAGAGTTTTTAATCGATTTGGTAATGAAGACCATCTCCAGAAATGGAGAAAGGTAA
- a CDS encoding Cl- channel voltage-gated family protein (COG0038 Chloride channel protein EriC), which yields MKEYKQKRQYLEIRNKVYEKLELNPFVLSRQFLYWFIIGLIGGIIAAVYWIALEWVLHYRMELDGWILVPLMTGAGLVVGLIIHWFGDPGEMDLIVNNIRFKGGRLEPKNNPSMLLSSFIGIAAGSSIGPEAPLVQVTGSTGTWLARKLRLKGEDLRSLTIAGMAAGFTALFGAPLGSGFFALEILHHPLSAYLY from the coding sequence ATGAAAGAGTACAAGCAGAAAAGACAATACCTGGAAATCAGAAACAAAGTATATGAAAAGCTTGAGCTAAATCCTTTTGTATTGAGCAGGCAGTTCTTGTACTGGTTCATCATTGGTCTTATTGGGGGAATAATAGCAGCGGTATATTGGATAGCACTGGAATGGGTATTGCATTACAGAATGGAGTTAGATGGGTGGATCCTGGTCCCCCTGATGACAGGAGCAGGATTGGTGGTGGGTTTGATTATTCACTGGTTTGGAGATCCAGGCGAAATGGACCTGATTGTAAACAACATCCGCTTTAAAGGGGGTCGGCTGGAGCCAAAGAATAACCCTTCCATGCTGCTTTCCTCCTTTATAGGCATAGCAGCAGGTAGCAGCATTGGCCCGGAAGCTCCCCTGGTACAGGTAACAGGCTCAACCGGCACCTGGCTTGCCAGAAAATTACGCTTGAAAGGAGAAGACTTGCGTTCTTTGACTATAGCAGGCATGGCTGCTGGATTTACCGCACTCTTTGGTGCTCCACTTGGATCAGGTTTCTTTGCCCTTGAGATCCTGCACCACCCATTGAGTGCCTACCTCTACTAG
- a CDS encoding carbonic anhydrase (COG0288 Carbonic anhydrase), translated as MRTQTKQSQAQLTPDRAKEILLEGNQRFVNSLRLNRNYLQQVNETSEGQYPFAVVLSCIDSRTSAELIFDQGLGDIFSTRIAGNIVNDDILGSMEFACKVAGSKLIVVLGHTNCGAVKGACDHVELGHLSGLLHKIKPSVDAIKHAGERSSKNMEFVEKVAERNVLNMLKQIPEKSPIIREMVEKGQIGIVGGMYNVETGAVEFYDEKLEDQKLLNEESTGKH; from the coding sequence ATGAGAACGCAAACCAAACAATCACAGGCACAATTAACCCCCGACAGGGCCAAGGAAATATTGCTGGAAGGCAACCAAAGATTTGTCAACAGCCTTAGGTTAAACCGTAATTATCTGCAGCAGGTAAATGAAACCTCGGAGGGCCAGTATCCTTTTGCAGTTGTGTTAAGTTGTATCGATTCCCGCACCTCTGCAGAATTAATATTTGATCAGGGGCTGGGAGATATTTTCAGTACCCGAATTGCCGGAAATATTGTGAATGATGATATTTTAGGCAGTATGGAGTTTGCCTGTAAAGTTGCCGGTTCTAAACTTATTGTGGTACTAGGCCATACCAATTGTGGAGCGGTTAAAGGAGCCTGCGATCATGTAGAGCTAGGACATCTTAGTGGCCTTCTACATAAAATCAAGCCATCTGTAGATGCTATCAAGCACGCAGGAGAAAGGAGTTCTAAAAATATGGAATTCGTAGAAAAGGTGGCTGAAAGAAACGTTTTAAACATGTTGAAACAAATTCCTGAAAAAAGCCCCATTATCCGGGAAATGGTTGAAAAAGGGCAAATAGGAATAGTGGGCGGAATGTATAATGTTGAGACGGGTGCTGTAGAATTCTATGATGAAAAGTTGGAAGACCAAAAGCTTTTAAATGAAGAATCTACTGGCAAACATTAA
- a CDS encoding DNA/RNA non-specific endonuclease (COG1864 DNA/RNA endonuclease G, NUC1), translating into MGNPSMATADPTNFNNYLMMKPHYALSYSRDRGTPNWVSWHVNKSWIGDAPRQNNFRTDVTLPEGWYKVTTTSYSGSGFDRGHNVPSADRTSTEADNSATFLMTNIIPQAPKNNQETWANLEDYTRRLVDEGNEVYVIMGNYGTGSTGSNGTAQTIDGGRIVVPANIWKVELLELSGQ; encoded by the coding sequence TTGGGCAATCCCAGCATGGCTACTGCTGATCCTACAAACTTCAACAATTATCTGATGATGAAACCACATTATGCTTTATCCTATAGCAGGGACCGGGGAACACCTAACTGGGTGAGCTGGCATGTTAATAAAAGCTGGATTGGTGATGCTCCCCGGCAGAATAACTTCAGGACTGATGTGACACTACCTGAAGGCTGGTATAAAGTCACCACAACTTCTTATTCCGGCAGCGGCTTTGACAGAGGGCACAATGTTCCTTCTGCTGACCGTACCAGCACAGAAGCAGATAACTCTGCCACATTCCTGATGACTAACATCATTCCACAGGCTCCTAAGAACAACCAGGAGACCTGGGCAAATCTGGAGGACTATACCCGCCGCTTAGTGGATGAAGGGAATGAGGTATATGTGATCATGGGAAACTACGGAACAGGAAGCACCGGCAGCAATGGCACAGCACAGACCATTGATGGGGGTAGAATAGTTGTACCTGCCAATATATGGAAAGTGGAGCTGCTAGAATTGAGTGGACAGTGA